Proteins found in one Verrucomicrobiales bacterium genomic segment:
- a CDS encoding protein kinase: MDPDDLQRCPKCGRPKSGPLRNNCPACLVRLCVPGWSGPEGDARSETADADECQEESAAPNTPLPFPAHHPHRLGDYELLGELARGGMGVIYRARQESLNRLVAVKVLLAGHFASPAFFDRFRREAEAAASLNHPNIVSVYEVGAHLGQPYFSMELIEGRSLAEWIREQPVSARPAALLLRTIAKAVHYAHERGVLHRDLKPSNVLIDAQGVPHVTDFGLAKRLGVRQPSAALDPAVEPLTGMAGNSEHSNQAPRSVAERVPPHSRQTSEEDLTLTGQVLGSPNYMPPEQADPRRGPTTPASDVYSLGAILYHLLTGRPPFLAESITQTLGLAAEADPVSPRLLNPTVPRDLETICTKCLEKEPRNRYASAQDLADELDRFLGDEPIRARPLAPAAKLARWCRRKPALALAIGTGTALLLVIAIGSPIAIYRINATRQQEATLRARAEEAERETGKQLYAALLEQARATLLSGEMGHRVKALEAVRRAASHSKSAELRRVVMGALAKPDLRYERELPYGESFTLRSLDPSFQRIAVGRGRGPIQVRSIPEDGLLFTLPASTNLAAYVAEWSADGRFLAIKRDYPGGGLRSDREIWELPPALPSTPTPAQAERLQLVREVPRDAVSFHPRLPVLLTARGTDAFTLDLRTGQEINRVGLPGLPSRLRFSPDGTQFAALCEVAGSWRLSVHAITNGTSLAMRDFAAIHADFNWQPGGHQLAVCDHRGQVQFMDAKTAEISPLGRHKFEAVTVEFSPDGSYLMSGAWGSELICWDTRTRQRAFTIGLDSAIGQFRADGLAYAVQLPSGIRLHAFEPPDGFREFAEDLGTRLQQAAFSPDGRWLAASGEKQLGIWDLTIQGPGALEDRAYDAHCFFTPDALELFASRDRGNGDAASFRWRIGLAVSAGAPPSLQQLPLPKLDEHSFLSLQSNWVIMTSREGTSLNTREGVENGGQVWHRTVAGLNRASSDGRWLGILPHYSPSLQIYSLPGMEPIAQLTRLPTLGNINYFEFSPAGDEVSLYSTRGVELWNTKEWRRTQVLTNFGRPFLYTKDGRSLWLTKGLQEAGLYDKSTLKPRLLLPTGMLPLAASADGRQLAVSIDAQRLQLWDLTVLDEQLRTLGLGWDDTSPGADPKARPKSAH, from the coding sequence ATGGACCCCGATGATCTACAACGATGTCCGAAATGCGGCCGACCCAAGTCCGGGCCGCTGCGCAACAATTGTCCCGCGTGCCTGGTCAGGCTTTGCGTGCCGGGTTGGTCGGGTCCTGAGGGCGACGCGCGCTCGGAGACCGCAGACGCCGACGAATGTCAGGAAGAGTCCGCTGCTCCAAACACCCCCCTGCCCTTCCCAGCGCATCACCCCCATCGTCTGGGCGACTACGAGCTTCTCGGAGAACTCGCTCGTGGCGGAATGGGGGTCATCTATCGAGCGCGGCAGGAAAGCTTGAACCGCTTGGTGGCGGTGAAGGTGTTGCTGGCGGGTCACTTTGCCAGCCCCGCGTTCTTCGATCGTTTTCGTCGTGAAGCAGAAGCGGCAGCGAGCCTCAACCATCCGAACATCGTCTCGGTCTACGAGGTCGGAGCGCATCTGGGCCAACCGTACTTCTCGATGGAGCTCATTGAAGGTCGAAGTCTGGCCGAATGGATTCGCGAACAACCCGTGTCTGCGCGTCCGGCAGCGCTACTGCTCCGAACCATCGCCAAAGCGGTTCACTACGCCCACGAACGTGGTGTACTCCACCGCGACCTCAAGCCCTCCAACGTGCTCATCGATGCCCAGGGAGTGCCGCATGTGACCGACTTCGGCCTCGCGAAGCGACTTGGAGTGCGGCAGCCCTCTGCCGCTTTGGATCCAGCGGTGGAACCGCTCACCGGAATGGCTGGCAACTCCGAGCACTCAAATCAGGCACCGAGGAGTGTGGCGGAACGCGTCCCCCCCCATTCCCGCCAAACATCCGAAGAAGACCTAACCCTCACCGGCCAAGTTCTGGGCTCACCCAATTACATGCCCCCCGAGCAGGCGGATCCCCGACGCGGTCCGACCACGCCGGCCAGTGACGTCTATTCCCTGGGAGCAATCCTGTATCACCTGCTGACGGGCCGCCCGCCCTTCCTGGCCGAGAGCATCACTCAGACCCTCGGTCTGGCGGCCGAAGCCGACCCTGTATCGCCTCGCCTTCTTAACCCGACGGTGCCACGCGATCTGGAGACCATCTGCACCAAGTGCCTGGAGAAGGAGCCCCGAAATCGTTACGCGTCAGCTCAGGATTTGGCCGATGAACTCGATCGCTTTCTCGGCGATGAGCCCATCCGGGCTCGCCCCCTGGCCCCCGCTGCCAAACTCGCACGATGGTGTCGACGCAAACCAGCGCTCGCGTTGGCGATCGGCACCGGGACCGCGTTGCTTCTCGTGATCGCCATTGGATCGCCCATCGCGATCTATCGAATCAACGCCACCCGCCAGCAGGAGGCAACCTTGCGGGCTCGCGCGGAGGAGGCCGAGCGGGAGACCGGAAAGCAACTTTACGCCGCGCTGCTCGAGCAGGCGCGAGCCACCCTATTGAGCGGAGAGATGGGACATCGCGTGAAGGCCCTCGAAGCCGTTCGCCGCGCCGCCAGCCATTCCAAATCGGCGGAGCTTCGACGCGTGGTAATGGGTGCCTTGGCCAAGCCGGACCTGCGCTACGAGCGGGAGCTACCGTATGGGGAAAGCTTCACCCTACGCAGCTTGGATCCGTCCTTCCAGCGGATCGCCGTCGGTCGCGGGAGGGGCCCCATTCAAGTTCGTTCCATTCCGGAGGATGGATTGCTCTTCACCTTACCCGCGAGCACGAACCTCGCGGCTTACGTCGCGGAGTGGAGTGCTGACGGACGATTTCTCGCCATCAAACGCGATTACCCGGGCGGGGGCCTACGTTCCGACCGCGAGATCTGGGAGCTCCCACCCGCTCTCCCCTCCACGCCTACCCCTGCTCAGGCCGAGCGACTTCAGCTGGTCAGAGAGGTGCCCCGTGATGCCGTGTCTTTCCATCCCCGGCTCCCCGTTCTCTTGACCGCACGAGGGACGGATGCCTTCACCCTCGATCTTCGAACAGGCCAGGAAATCAACCGGGTGGGCTTGCCCGGCCTACCCAGCAGGCTGCGCTTTTCGCCAGATGGCACCCAATTCGCCGCACTTTGTGAGGTTGCGGGCTCGTGGCGACTTTCGGTGCACGCCATCACCAACGGCACCTCGCTCGCCATGCGGGACTTCGCGGCCATTCATGCGGACTTCAACTGGCAGCCCGGAGGCCATCAGCTCGCGGTGTGCGATCACCGTGGTCAGGTCCAGTTCATGGACGCCAAGACAGCGGAGATCAGCCCCCTGGGACGCCACAAGTTCGAGGCCGTCACGGTCGAATTCAGCCCCGACGGCAGCTACCTCATGAGTGGTGCCTGGGGCTCTGAGTTGATCTGCTGGGACACCCGGACCCGGCAACGGGCCTTCACGATCGGGCTGGATAGCGCCATCGGACAGTTTCGCGCGGATGGCCTGGCTTACGCGGTGCAACTGCCGTCCGGTATCCGGCTGCACGCGTTCGAACCGCCTGACGGCTTTCGCGAATTCGCCGAAGACCTCGGCACCCGTTTGCAGCAGGCCGCCTTTTCTCCCGATGGCCGCTGGCTGGCAGCCTCCGGCGAAAAACAGCTCGGCATCTGGGACCTGACGATCCAGGGTCCGGGCGCACTGGAGGACCGAGCGTACGACGCGCACTGCTTCTTCACCCCCGACGCCCTCGAGTTGTTCGCCAGCCGGGACCGGGGCAATGGGGACGCGGCCAGTTTTCGCTGGCGGATCGGGCTAGCCGTTAGCGCCGGAGCCCCCCCATCACTCCAACAGCTCCCCCTCCCCAAGCTGGACGAACACAGCTTTCTGTCGCTGCAGTCCAATTGGGTGATTATGACCAGCCGCGAGGGCACTAGCCTGAACACTCGAGAGGGCGTCGAGAACGGAGGACAGGTCTGGCATCGCACAGTCGCCGGCCTGAACCGCGCCTCCTCCGACGGCCGTTGGCTGGGCATACTCCCGCACTACTCGCCATCACTTCAGATCTACAGCCTGCCCGGAATGGAACCGATCGCTCAGCTGACGCGCCTGCCCACACTGGGCAATATCAACTACTTTGAGTTCTCGCCGGCTGGAGATGAGGTGTCACTCTACTCCACCCGCGGTGTGGAACTGTGGAACACCAAAGAATGGAGAAGGACGCAAGTGCTGACGAACTTCGGCCGTCCGTTCTTGTACACGAAGGATGGCCGTAGCCTGTGGTTGACGAAAGGGCTGCAGGAAGCGGGGCTCTACGACAAGTCGACCTTGAAACCAAGGTTACTCCTACCGACCGGCATGCTCCCCCTAGCCGCCAGTGCCGATGGTCGACAGTTGGCTGTAAGCATCGACGCGCAACGTCTGCAACTATGGGATTTGACGGTCTTGGACGAACAACTGCGCACTCTGGGCCTCGGCTGGGATGACACCTCACCAGGAGCCGACCCGAAGGCTCGTCCCAAGTCGGCCCACTGA
- a CDS encoding sigma-70 family RNA polymerase sigma factor: MLLYESGDMATSGQQSGEIGHRIFATTHWSVVLAAGEGDSAPAHRALETLCSAYWYPIYVYVRRKGYGPDEAEDLTQEFFAQVIAKDHLRLADRTKGKFRTFLLTMLDYFLAREWSRAHRQKRGGQFKFISLDQQTPEERYRLEPTDQETPETKFLKNWALTVLEQAMNALEQECQTKAKGELFAEVKELLSNDREGPTYAEIGRRLGLGEGALRMTVLRLRRRYGELLRHEVAQTVGEPQEVDEEMRLLLNLISG, encoded by the coding sequence ATGCTTCTGTACGAATCGGGCGATATGGCTACCTCAGGTCAACAGTCTGGCGAAATCGGACACCGCATCTTTGCAACCACGCACTGGAGTGTGGTCCTTGCGGCAGGTGAAGGCGATTCAGCGCCGGCTCATCGGGCCCTCGAGACACTGTGTTCCGCCTACTGGTATCCCATCTATGTCTACGTCCGACGGAAGGGCTACGGTCCGGATGAAGCCGAGGATTTGACCCAAGAATTCTTCGCGCAGGTGATCGCCAAGGACCACCTGCGGCTGGCGGATAGGACGAAAGGAAAGTTCCGCACCTTTCTCCTGACGATGCTCGACTACTTTCTAGCGCGGGAATGGAGCCGCGCCCATCGCCAAAAGCGGGGAGGACAGTTCAAGTTCATCTCCTTGGACCAACAAACTCCAGAGGAGCGCTACCGGCTCGAGCCGACCGACCAGGAAACTCCTGAAACGAAGTTTCTAAAAAACTGGGCGCTCACGGTTCTGGAGCAAGCCATGAACGCGCTGGAGCAAGAGTGTCAGACCAAAGCCAAAGGAGAACTGTTCGCCGAGGTGAAGGAGCTTCTCTCCAACGATCGGGAGGGTCCGACCTACGCAGAGATCGGTCGAAGGCTCGGCCTGGGAGAGGGAGCGCTTCGAATGACGGTGCTGCGCCTACGTCGCCGCTACGGCGAACTGCTGCGACACGAAGTGGCCCAAACCGTCGGGGAGCCCCAGGAGGTGGACGAAGAGATGCGTCTGCTGCTGAACCTCATCAGCGGATAG
- a CDS encoding DUF1592 domain-containing protein, whose amino-acid sequence MNRIHITDEPLLCSGSAIGTALLLRLLAVAGLVGTLAAASPEDSPLPSQVRTLLKDYCVDCHGGDQTKGGFDLLEIQQAGVARHANEWERVVRKLQARQMPPAGKERPTEQAYQSVVAYLVSTLDRAAQKHPDPGRSDTFRRLSRTEYQNAVRDLLAVDLDATALLPKDDSGHGFDNQALGNLSATLLNRYLSAAEKISRLAIGAPRRTPGGDTYRTPPDLTQEEHVEGLPFGTRGGMLIAHTFPRDGEYEIQIRLTRDRNEHVEGMREPHELEILLDGKLAAHFTVSPPKDENHDQVDAHLKVRLTVPAGPRRVGVTFRKNPSSLLETKRQPYQARYNMHRHPRLGPAVYQVSINGPYHTTGAGDTPSRRRIFIARPTGSGDEDRCAQQVIANLTRRAYRRPVSDVDLAGPLEFYRQAKAVDGYEAGIEAALAAILVSPQFLFRVERDPADVAPGVAYRLSDVALASRLSFFLWSSIPDDELLAVAERGDLHRPKVLEKQTRRMLADPRAENLVGNFAEQWLHLRNLESVTPDLRLFPDFDDNLRQAFRRETELHFESMLREDRSVLDLLRADYTFLNERLAKHYGIPHVYGSQFRRVALNPASQRGGLLRQGSVLTVTSYATRTSPVIRGKWILENILGTPPPPPPGNVPALKEKTISEALPVRQRLAEHRANVACAGCHALIDPPGFTLENYDAIGRWRTLEDGQPVDASGGLPDGSKFSGADELEKGLLRRPDLFVGAFTEKLMTFALGRGVGAQDAPAIRQIVRDAKADNYRLSAIVRGIVSSTPFQLRKAP is encoded by the coding sequence ATGAACCGGATTCACATCACCGATGAACCGTTACTCTGCTCGGGCTCGGCCATCGGGACGGCTCTGCTCTTGAGACTCCTGGCGGTCGCGGGTTTGGTTGGTACGCTCGCCGCCGCTTCGCCGGAGGATTCGCCTCTGCCTTCCCAGGTACGGACGCTGCTCAAGGACTATTGTGTGGATTGCCATGGTGGGGATCAAACCAAGGGCGGTTTCGATCTGTTGGAGATTCAACAGGCTGGTGTTGCTCGTCATGCCAATGAGTGGGAGCGTGTGGTCCGCAAGCTTCAGGCTCGCCAGATGCCGCCAGCGGGGAAGGAGCGGCCAACCGAGCAGGCCTATCAGAGTGTCGTGGCCTATCTGGTATCCACCCTGGACCGTGCTGCGCAGAAGCATCCGGATCCGGGCCGCAGCGACACCTTCCGCCGTTTGAGCCGCACGGAGTATCAGAACGCGGTTCGCGATCTCTTGGCGGTGGACCTGGACGCGACAGCCTTGCTGCCGAAGGACGATTCGGGCCACGGCTTCGACAATCAGGCTTTGGGAAACCTTTCGGCAACGTTGCTGAATCGCTACCTCTCTGCGGCTGAAAAAATCAGCCGCCTCGCCATCGGCGCGCCCCGGCGCACTCCAGGTGGCGACACCTATAGGACCCCGCCGGACCTGACTCAGGAGGAGCACGTCGAGGGGCTGCCTTTCGGGACCCGCGGCGGCATGCTCATCGCTCACACGTTCCCCCGTGACGGCGAGTATGAAATTCAGATTCGCCTCACGCGAGACCGCAACGAACATGTCGAGGGAATGCGGGAGCCCCATGAGTTGGAGATATTGCTCGACGGCAAACTCGCGGCTCACTTTACCGTCTCCCCGCCGAAGGATGAAAATCATGACCAGGTCGACGCCCATTTAAAGGTTCGCTTGACGGTACCAGCGGGACCACGGCGCGTAGGCGTCACGTTCCGAAAGAATCCCTCCTCGTTGCTCGAAACCAAGCGACAGCCCTATCAGGCGCGCTACAACATGCATCGTCATCCGCGGTTGGGGCCAGCGGTTTATCAGGTGTCCATCAACGGTCCTTACCACACAACCGGAGCGGGCGACACTCCGAGTCGTCGCCGCATTTTTATCGCCCGGCCGACGGGCAGCGGTGACGAGGATCGATGCGCGCAGCAGGTTATTGCCAACCTCACCCGGCGGGCTTATCGACGTCCCGTCAGCGATGTCGACCTAGCTGGTCCGCTGGAGTTTTACCGCCAAGCCAAGGCGGTGGATGGCTATGAGGCGGGGATCGAGGCGGCCCTGGCTGCCATCTTGGTCAGTCCCCAGTTTCTATTCCGCGTGGAGCGCGATCCGGCTGATGTTGCTCCCGGTGTGGCGTATCGTTTGTCGGATGTGGCTCTGGCCTCACGACTTTCGTTTTTCTTGTGGAGCAGCATTCCCGATGACGAGTTGCTCGCGGTCGCCGAGCGGGGTGACTTGCACCGTCCCAAGGTCTTGGAAAAGCAGACCCGACGCATGCTGGCTGACCCGCGCGCGGAAAACCTAGTCGGCAACTTTGCAGAGCAATGGCTCCACCTGCGGAATTTGGAGTCCGTCACTCCGGATCTCCGGTTGTTCCCCGACTTCGATGACAATCTGCGCCAGGCTTTTCGACGCGAAACCGAGCTTCATTTTGAGTCCATGCTACGCGAGGACCGCAGTGTTCTCGATCTGCTCCGTGCGGATTACACGTTCCTGAACGAGCGTTTGGCCAAGCACTATGGCATTCCCCATGTGTACGGCAGCCAATTCCGTCGCGTAGCACTCAACCCCGCCAGCCAGCGTGGCGGCCTGTTGCGTCAGGGCAGCGTGCTCACGGTGACTTCCTATGCCACCCGCACATCTCCCGTGATTCGCGGTAAGTGGATCTTGGAGAACATTCTTGGCACCCCGCCACCGCCACCGCCGGGGAACGTGCCGGCGCTCAAGGAGAAGACCATTTCCGAGGCGTTGCCGGTTCGGCAGCGTTTGGCCGAACATCGGGCGAATGTGGCCTGCGCCGGCTGCCACGCCCTGATTGATCCGCCCGGCTTCACGCTCGAGAACTATGATGCCATCGGCCGCTGGCGCACTTTGGAAGATGGTCAGCCCGTGGACGCCAGCGGGGGCCTGCCGGACGGCAGCAAGTTCAGTGGCGCGGACGAACTAGAGAAGGGGCTGCTGCGACGCCCTGATCTGTTTGTCGGCGCATTTACTGAGAAGCTGATGACGTTCGCCCTTGGGCGGGGTGTGGGAGCCCAGGATGCGCCCGCCATCCGCCAGATTGTTCGCGACGCGAAGGCTGACAATTACCGGCTTTCAGCTATTGTAAGGGGTATTGTTAGCAGTACACCGTTTCAGCTACGAAAGGCACCATGA
- a CDS encoding nucleotidyl transferase AbiEii/AbiGii toxin family protein, whose protein sequence is MSQKGKNLAASVRHRLANVAERAGADFQQILSSYAIERFLYRLSVSKHGKDFVLKGATLFTLWEGFPHRQTRDVDLLGFGDKSIERLIEVFQEILASPVPDDGLTFSKDVTGEPIRAVQEYGGTRMNLIANLGNARITVGVDVGFGDKITPPPKELEFPTLLDFPKPKVRAYPVETVVAEKLQALVTLGIANSRMKDFFDLWHIARNTTFDGNKLSSAIAGTFERRKTVIPSETPVGLSAEFSGNPMKRTQWRAFCRKAVKAEKIVELDQVVDLLSGFLLPILRAVANNTDFKAKWVAGGPWWT, encoded by the coding sequence GTGAGTCAAAAAGGAAAGAATCTGGCAGCTTCGGTGCGACACCGCCTCGCTAATGTGGCGGAGCGCGCTGGGGCTGATTTTCAGCAAATCTTGTCATCCTACGCGATAGAGCGATTCCTTTACCGGCTCTCGGTGTCCAAGCACGGGAAGGATTTTGTCCTGAAGGGGGCGACACTATTTACGCTTTGGGAAGGCTTCCCGCACCGGCAAACACGCGATGTGGATCTGTTGGGCTTTGGTGACAAGAGCATCGAGAGACTTATTGAAGTCTTTCAAGAAATTCTCGCATCTCCTGTTCCCGATGACGGGCTGACGTTCTCCAAGGACGTGACCGGCGAACCGATCCGCGCCGTGCAAGAATATGGCGGCACCAGGATGAACCTGATCGCCAACCTGGGGAACGCGCGAATCACCGTGGGCGTCGACGTGGGTTTTGGTGACAAGATAACCCCACCACCAAAGGAGTTGGAGTTTCCCACTCTTTTGGATTTTCCCAAGCCGAAGGTGCGCGCGTATCCCGTGGAGACCGTCGTCGCCGAAAAATTGCAGGCACTCGTGACTCTCGGCATCGCGAACAGCCGCATGAAAGACTTTTTCGATCTATGGCACATTGCGCGGAACACAACTTTCGATGGTAACAAATTGAGTTCTGCAATCGCGGGAACATTCGAGCGACGGAAGACCGTCATTCCGAGCGAGACACCAGTCGGCCTTTCAGCCGAGTTCAGTGGAAATCCAATGAAGCGGACGCAGTGGCGCGCATTTTGCCGGAAGGCGGTGAAGGCCGAGAAGATCGTAGAACTCGATCAAGTCGTGGATTTGCTCTCGGGCTTTCTTCTTCCCATCCTGCGGGCCGTTGCGAACAACACCGACTTCAAGGCGAAGTGGGTGGCCGGAGGGCCTTGGTGGACGTAA